One stretch of Tenacibaculum sp. MAR_2010_89 DNA includes these proteins:
- the purD gene encoding phosphoribosylamine--glycine ligase, translating into MNILILGSGGREHAFAKKISESNKITNLYVAPGNAGTATVAKNLPINPTDFLKVKETVLQHEISMVVVGPEAPLVEGVHDFFLADNELKKIPVIGPKKDGALLEGSKDFSKQFMEKHNIPTARYQSFTKDTLKEGFAFLETLNPPFVLKADGLAAGKGVLILNELEEAKTELEEMLSNQKFGEASSTVVIEEFLDGIELSVFVLTDGKSYKILPSAKDYKRIGEGDTGLNTGGMGAISPVPFADEAFLQKVEERVVKPTVIGLQKDGIDYRGFIFIGLMNVDGNPQVIEYNVRMGDPETEVVLPRIQSDLVDLFEGVANQTLESKSYEVTNQIATTVMLVSGGYPEAYEKGKEITGFDSVNDSIVFHAGTTEKDGKVVSNGGRVMAVTSFGDSIEEALEKSYASIDEISFEKMNYRKDIGFDLV; encoded by the coding sequence ATGAATATTTTAATATTAGGTTCAGGAGGTAGAGAACATGCCTTTGCTAAAAAAATTTCAGAAAGTAATAAGATAACTAACTTATATGTAGCCCCAGGAAATGCAGGTACAGCTACAGTTGCCAAAAATTTACCAATTAACCCTACAGATTTTTTAAAGGTAAAAGAAACTGTTTTACAACACGAAATAAGTATGGTTGTTGTTGGGCCTGAAGCACCTTTAGTAGAAGGGGTTCACGATTTTTTCTTAGCAGATAATGAGTTGAAAAAAATTCCTGTTATTGGACCTAAAAAAGATGGCGCTTTGTTAGAAGGAAGTAAAGATTTTTCTAAACAATTTATGGAAAAACATAATATTCCTACTGCAAGATATCAATCATTTACTAAAGATACTTTAAAAGAAGGTTTTGCTTTTTTAGAAACATTGAATCCTCCATTTGTATTAAAAGCCGATGGGTTGGCAGCTGGTAAAGGTGTTTTAATTCTTAATGAGTTAGAAGAAGCTAAAACTGAATTAGAAGAAATGTTATCTAATCAAAAGTTTGGAGAGGCATCATCAACAGTTGTGATAGAAGAATTTTTAGATGGAATTGAGCTTTCTGTTTTTGTTTTAACTGATGGTAAAAGTTACAAGATATTGCCTTCAGCAAAAGACTATAAGCGTATAGGAGAAGGAGATACTGGATTAAATACGGGAGGAATGGGAGCAATCTCTCCAGTTCCTTTTGCAGATGAAGCATTCTTGCAAAAAGTAGAAGAACGTGTGGTTAAACCTACGGTAATTGGGTTACAGAAAGATGGAATAGATTATAGGGGGTTTATTTTTATAGGATTAATGAATGTAGATGGAAACCCACAAGTAATTGAATATAATGTTCGTATGGGAGATCCTGAAACTGAAGTTGTGTTACCTAGAATTCAATCTGATTTGGTAGACTTGTTTGAAGGTGTAGCAAATCAAACTTTAGAGAGTAAATCATATGAAGTAACAAATCAAATTGCAACTACAGTTATGTTGGTTTCAGGGGGGTATCCTGAAGCATATGAAAAAGGAAAAGAAATAACAGGTTTTGATTCTGTTAATGATTCTATTGTTTTTCATGCAGGAACAACTGAAAAAGACGGAAAGGTTGTATCTAATGGGGGTCGTGTAATGGCAGTTACTTCTTTTGGAGATTCTATAGAAGAAGCATTAGAAAAATCATACGCAAGCATTGATGAAATTTCATTTGAAAAGATGAATTATAGAAAAGATATCGGATTTGATTTAGTATAA
- a CDS encoding glycosyltransferase yields MKKQVIISASIVLYKEDINELKKTINSFLSSPISKKLYLIDNTKNSLFKNEFKNDEIIYIENKKNLGFGKGHNQIIETITDYSKYHLILNPDVVFKKEVIPNLITQLNIDTNVSMIAPKVLFPNGEHQFSCRRYPTIIELLVRRFGLLKPLFFSRIKKGQYRNRNLSKPFYPEYITGCFQLYKTKDFVQIKGFDERYFLYMEDIDICKKIDFIGKKKLYFPEVEVYHILKQGSSKKIKLLFYHLSSAIKYFKKWGIT; encoded by the coding sequence TTGAAAAAACAAGTAATCATATCGGCTTCAATTGTTTTATACAAAGAAGATATTAATGAGTTAAAAAAAACTATTAATAGCTTTTTATCATCTCCTATATCAAAAAAATTATATTTAATAGACAATACAAAGAATTCTCTGTTTAAAAATGAATTTAAAAATGATGAGATAATTTACATTGAAAACAAAAAAAACCTAGGCTTTGGTAAAGGACATAATCAAATAATTGAGACTATTACTGACTACTCAAAATATCATTTAATTTTAAACCCAGATGTAGTTTTTAAAAAGGAGGTTATACCTAATTTAATAACTCAATTAAACATAGATACTAATGTTTCAATGATTGCTCCTAAAGTATTGTTTCCAAATGGAGAACACCAGTTTTCATGCAGAAGATACCCTACTATTATTGAGTTATTAGTAAGGCGATTTGGATTGTTAAAACCGTTGTTTTTTAGTCGTATTAAAAAAGGGCAATATAGAAATAGAAACCTATCTAAACCATTCTATCCTGAATATATAACAGGTTGTTTTCAATTATATAAAACAAAAGATTTTGTACAAATAAAAGGTTTTGATGAGCGTTATTTTCTATATATGGAAGACATAGATATTTGTAAAAAAATTGACTTTATAGGCAAAAAGAAACTGTATTTTCCAGAAGTAGAAGTGTATCATATTCTTAAACAAGGATCTTCAAAAAAAATAAAATTACTTTTCTACCATTTATCATCTGCAATAAAATATTTTAAAAAATGGGGAATAACTTAA
- a CDS encoding exopolysaccharide biosynthesis polyprenyl glycosylphosphotransferase, translating to MGKRYSKYINSLFLLNDILIINLVVFLINDQQYLQIHFLGYASLFWILSSLFTGFYNVYRFTSLFKVLSLIIIQLSIFTLGYFSYFSIFREGEIVNNQANVLLTIFLSITIFKFLGIFLLKKYRTYGKNYRKVIVLGYDSSAKKLINLFKKDKELGYEYCGFFSDESQGSNEHIGTIESSLKYVIKNQIDEIYCSLTELTEKQVKKITKFATKKNRVVKLIPNANELYNKNTTSEYYGGSTVVLKVKKMPFELIENRIIKRSFDIVFSLLICLFVMSWLYPLLFILIKFESKGPVVFKQKREGLYGGEFVCYKFRSMRINSMADKIHTSKNDTRITKVGAFLRKTSLDEFPQFFNVLLGSMSVVGPRPHMNEQSFKFTKEVRNYMKRKSVKPGITGLAQVSGYRGEITNRIDIENRVRFDIFYIENWSLMLDVKIIFQTVFNVFKGEDKAY from the coding sequence ATGGGAAAAAGATACTCAAAATACATAAATTCTCTATTTCTACTAAATGATATATTAATCATTAATTTAGTGGTATTTCTAATTAATGATCAACAATATTTGCAAATTCATTTTTTAGGCTATGCTTCTTTATTCTGGATTTTATCTTCTTTGTTTACTGGTTTTTATAATGTATATCGCTTCACTTCTTTATTTAAGGTTTTAAGTCTTATAATAATCCAGTTATCTATATTTACTTTAGGGTATTTCTCTTATTTTTCAATTTTTAGAGAAGGAGAAATAGTAAACAATCAAGCAAATGTTTTACTTACTATTTTTTTATCAATAACTATATTTAAGTTCTTAGGTATTTTCTTGTTAAAAAAATATAGAACCTATGGTAAAAACTATAGAAAAGTAATTGTGTTAGGATATGATAGCTCAGCTAAAAAATTAATTAATTTATTTAAAAAAGACAAAGAGTTAGGATATGAATATTGTGGTTTTTTTTCTGATGAATCACAAGGAAGCAATGAGCATATAGGAACTATAGAAAGTAGCTTGAAGTATGTTATAAAAAATCAGATAGATGAGATATATTGTTCATTAACTGAATTAACAGAAAAACAAGTAAAAAAAATAACAAAGTTTGCTACAAAAAAAAACAGGGTTGTAAAACTAATTCCAAATGCAAACGAACTGTATAATAAGAATACGACTTCTGAATATTATGGAGGTTCTACAGTAGTTTTAAAGGTAAAAAAAATGCCTTTCGAATTGATTGAGAATAGGATAATAAAAAGAAGTTTTGATATAGTGTTTTCATTGTTAATTTGTTTGTTTGTAATGTCTTGGTTATATCCTTTATTATTTATTTTAATAAAGTTTGAGTCAAAAGGACCAGTGGTTTTTAAACAAAAAAGAGAGGGGTTATATGGAGGAGAGTTTGTTTGTTATAAGTTTAGGTCAATGCGTATAAATAGTATGGCTGATAAAATTCATACAAGTAAAAATGATACGAGAATTACTAAGGTTGGAGCATTTTTAAGAAAAACAAGTTTAGATGAATTTCCTCAGTTTTTTAACGTTTTACTCGGCTCAATGAGTGTTGTAGGACCACGACCACATATGAATGAACAGTCTTTTAAGTTTACTAAAGAGGTTAGAAATTATATGAAAAGAAAATCTGTTAAGCCAGGTATTACTGGATTAGCACAAGTAAGTGGTTATAGAGGAGAAATTACCAATAGAATTGATATTGAAAATAGAGTGAGATTTGATATTTTTTATATTGAAAATTGGTCACTTATGTTAGATGTAAAAATAATATTTCAAACAGTTTTTAACGTTTTTAAAGGAGAAGATAAAGCATATTAG
- a CDS encoding glycosyltransferase — protein MIKILHIAKPIGGVGVYIQLLTKHLQAEEFCNVLLCNKDDKITTFKNSLEEKIETFHINLNREIKPLSDIKCLIDIIKKIRKIKPDIIHCHSAKAGILGRLVGTYLKIPTVYTPHAYSYLSTNSKLKKHTYKQIEKAFKFSSAKTLCCSLSEYNRTVNDLNFNKKNVLLWNNSIEDVANVVVNESGYSLPQKYICTIGRPSYQKNTELLINTIVEIKKQRKDIHLVVLGVGFYSPSLVKIKELIKNKKLESNITLVEWIERKKALSILKQADLYISTSRYEGLPYAVIEALALGKPCVVTSVDGNKDLIEDNFNGFKVKKDKNEIVDKVLTLINNEEERERMGVNSRKYFEESFKIEKNIGLLEEIYKSMK, from the coding sequence ATGATTAAAATTCTTCATATAGCAAAACCTATAGGGGGTGTTGGAGTTTATATTCAATTACTTACTAAACACTTACAAGCTGAAGAGTTTTGTAATGTACTGTTGTGTAATAAAGATGATAAAATAACCACTTTTAAAAACAGTTTAGAAGAAAAAATAGAAACGTTTCATATTAATTTAAATAGAGAGATAAAACCATTAAGTGATATCAAATGCTTAATAGATATAATTAAAAAAATTAGAAAAATAAAACCAGACATTATTCATTGTCATAGTGCTAAAGCTGGCATTTTAGGAAGATTGGTTGGAACATATTTAAAAATACCAACAGTATATACTCCTCATGCATATTCCTATTTAAGTACAAACTCTAAATTAAAAAAACATACATATAAGCAAATTGAAAAAGCGTTTAAATTTTCTTCTGCTAAAACGTTGTGTTGCTCTTTATCAGAGTATAATAGAACTGTAAATGATTTAAATTTTAATAAAAAAAATGTCTTGTTATGGAATAACTCAATTGAAGATGTTGCTAATGTAGTTGTTAATGAATCTGGATACAGTTTACCCCAAAAGTATATATGTACAATTGGTAGGCCGTCATATCAAAAAAACACAGAGTTATTAATTAATACAATTGTTGAAATTAAGAAACAGAGAAAAGATATCCATTTAGTTGTTTTGGGGGTTGGTTTTTATTCGCCTTCTTTAGTTAAAATTAAAGAGTTAATAAAAAATAAAAAGTTAGAAAGTAACATTACATTAGTTGAATGGATAGAGAGAAAAAAAGCTCTGAGTATTTTAAAACAAGCAGATTTATACATTTCAACCTCTAGATATGAAGGGTTGCCATATGCAGTTATTGAAGCATTAGCGTTAGGTAAGCCTTGCGTAGTTACTAGTGTTGATGGTAATAAAGACTTAATTGAAGATAATTTTAATGGTTTTAAAGTAAAAAAAGACAAGAATGAAATAGTTGATAAAGTACTTACATTAATTAATAATGAGGAGGAGAGAGAAAGAATGGGAGTAAATTCAAGGAAATATTTTGAAGAATCTTTTAAAATAGAAAAGAATATAGGCTTATTAGAAGAAATATATAAATCTATGAAATAA
- a CDS encoding O-antigen ligase family protein, with translation MVSEKCFFYNYFYLLIYSSIFSNEVNKIILLSLLLFFLFFKKKQKRINNKVEKYYPEKLVLILFGLIVLSTVIFKPYLKGIDIYLYYLLIPLLFICIKKNGFNFSIIKSIKYFITSILVSIIILLVINLFLNKLTLSINPFFSKYLNLTHVYYGMFVGSANILLLILFLNKEKYLSYTIDFFIFLCFLIILTYIGARMSLIANIVIVIIIIFKKLSISFYKKILLLGLSLFTLFFLFTKTARFTKGTKQIMTIYKSSIKNDKEEIIKNSWLNMYRRYLVTKYTINEFKQHYIFGIGIQNVTTKISSKIKNDGYIHFYPINSHNQFLHFMIGLGIFGFLFFIYLLFYFIKETPNHSVLFIIFFIIIMSTESILVRGKGMSLFFLFTLSFLMNKTLNTLND, from the coding sequence ATGGTTAGTGAGAAGTGTTTTTTTTACAATTATTTTTATCTTTTAATATATTCATCTATTTTTTCTAATGAAGTGAATAAAATTATCCTTTTGAGTTTGTTATTATTCTTTCTTTTTTTTAAAAAAAAACAGAAGCGTATTAATAATAAAGTTGAAAAATATTATCCAGAAAAACTAGTTTTGATATTATTCGGCTTAATTGTTTTAAGCACAGTTATTTTTAAACCATATTTAAAAGGAATCGATATCTACTTATACTATTTATTAATACCTTTATTATTTATTTGTATCAAAAAGAATGGGTTTAATTTTTCTATTATTAAATCGATTAAATATTTTATTACTTCAATACTTGTTTCAATAATAATATTATTAGTTATTAATCTATTTTTGAATAAACTTACACTTTCAATTAATCCTTTTTTTTCAAAGTATTTAAACTTAACACATGTTTATTATGGTATGTTTGTTGGCTCAGCAAATATTTTGTTATTAATATTATTTTTAAATAAAGAAAAGTACTTATCATATACCATTGATTTTTTTATTTTTTTATGCTTTTTAATAATATTAACATATATTGGAGCTAGGATGTCTTTGATAGCAAATATTGTTATTGTTATTATAATTATATTTAAAAAATTATCTATTTCATTTTATAAAAAAATACTCTTACTGGGGCTCTCATTATTTACTTTGTTTTTTTTGTTTACTAAAACTGCTAGGTTTACGAAAGGTACAAAACAAATTATGACTATTTATAAATCTAGTATTAAGAATGATAAAGAAGAAATTATAAAAAACTCTTGGCTTAATATGTATAGAAGATATTTAGTTACCAAATATACTATTAATGAATTTAAACAGCACTATATATTTGGTATTGGCATACAAAATGTAACTACTAAAATATCTAGTAAAATAAAAAATGATGGGTATATTCATTTTTATCCTATAAATTCACATAATCAATTTTTACATTTTATGATTGGTTTAGGAATTTTCGGGTTCCTTTTTTTTATATACCTCCTTTTTTATTTTATAAAAGAAACACCAAATCATTCAGTTCTTTTTATAATTTTTTTCATAATAATAATGTCAACCGAATCTATTTTAGTTAGAGGAAAAGGAATGTCTTTATTTTTTCTTTTTACTCTAAGTTTTTTAATGAATAAAACCCTTAATACTTTAAATGATTAA
- a CDS encoding glycosyltransferase family 4 protein, whose translation MKKILILSLGRTGSLPIYGEEISSRFKNQNFDILVSKDRIQKRKLINAIEIKTYKNKFTFILNTLIYFPIKFLFFMPKIYKEYSVLYLPYKHFWDLPFILLFKILNRKIVFTVHDGILHKGEKNIITQGLMYIRLKYATEFIFLTSYVKRLVENKYNNLKKSHIIPHPIIENSFFVEKEQIVNTKNLLFLGRIDRYKGVEMLMNSAVKSSLFFDELIIAGKSTYSFNTLKSQKIKTIDKYLSEEEIGTLLSWADILILPYTEATQSGVIALGIFAEKPMICTRVGGFSEQLSDDECFWSDVDEYDLAKVIKEAFCNSKKCEEIKQKLKEKKRNLSWETISMKIEKLLFS comes from the coding sequence ATGAAAAAGATATTGATTTTATCATTAGGAAGAACTGGGTCATTACCTATTTATGGAGAGGAAATAAGTTCAAGATTCAAAAATCAAAATTTTGATATATTAGTATCTAAAGATAGAATTCAAAAAAGAAAATTAATTAATGCGATTGAAATAAAGACATATAAAAATAAGTTTACCTTTATTTTAAATACATTAATATATTTCCCTATTAAGTTTTTATTTTTTATGCCTAAAATATATAAAGAGTATAGTGTTCTTTATTTACCATATAAGCATTTTTGGGACTTGCCATTTATTTTACTATTTAAAATATTAAACAGAAAAATAGTTTTTACTGTGCATGACGGTATTCTTCATAAAGGAGAAAAAAATATTATAACTCAAGGATTAATGTATATAAGATTAAAATATGCAACAGAGTTTATATTTCTAACAAGTTATGTGAAAAGATTAGTTGAGAATAAATATAATAACTTAAAAAAAAGTCATATAATTCCGCATCCTATTATAGAAAATTCTTTTTTTGTAGAAAAAGAACAAATAGTAAATACTAAAAATCTACTTTTTTTAGGCAGAATAGATAGGTATAAAGGTGTTGAAATGTTAATGAATAGTGCAGTCAAATCTTCACTTTTTTTTGATGAGTTAATAATTGCTGGAAAAAGTACCTACTCGTTTAATACTTTAAAAAGTCAAAAAATTAAAACTATTGATAAATATCTTTCAGAAGAAGAAATTGGAACTCTTTTAAGTTGGGCAGACATATTAATATTACCTTATACAGAAGCAACGCAATCTGGAGTAATAGCATTAGGGATTTTTGCTGAAAAGCCAATGATTTGTACTAGGGTTGGTGGGTTTTCAGAACAATTAAGTGATGATGAATGTTTTTGGAGCGATGTGGATGAATATGACTTAGCGAAGGTAATAAAGGAAGCGTTTTGTAATTCAAAGAAGTGTGAAGAAATAAAACAAAAATTAAAAGAAAAGAAAAGAAATCTTTCTTGGGAAACAATTTCTATGAAAATAGAAAAACTTTTGTTTTCTTAA
- a CDS encoding MATE family efflux transporter translates to MSGINKTMRGDNFTYKIIKVIFFRVLGVCLLFGLTLFLTNNYEAKIVGKYDFVRSFILVIGSLCLLGTDHSILYFSGKLKSKGKLTEIKNIYFRMMKIILITSIIVAIVIIVAKQLIITFFEDQSTYVLILSGVCVLFFYCLTILNTEFFRALDLIIVSEIFRNVIKYVPFFLSAIILFLINKEEYLITFFLLSFVLVGFISTILSFLKIKELEDISNYKKEINVFTKEIFLASYPMAISSMGFFLLLSIDIIFLKKYRSDEIVAYYSVAVKFVLILSMIINTVNINISSKIAELFKSKRFLELENLLKKSSRLIFFLSLPLILMIVFFSEDILFLFGNNYKSSNRALLIMVVSQGICTLFGSVNVYLNMTGKQKYFQNILICSVVINFILNRILIPVYGMEGAAIAFSCSLFFWNILATIVVYKKDSLKVFIR, encoded by the coding sequence ATGAGTGGTATAAACAAAACAATGAGAGGAGATAATTTCACATATAAAATAATTAAAGTTATTTTTTTTAGAGTTTTGGGAGTTTGCCTGTTATTTGGTTTAACGTTATTCTTAACAAATAATTACGAGGCTAAAATTGTTGGGAAATATGATTTTGTAAGATCATTTATATTAGTAATAGGTAGTTTATGTTTATTAGGGACTGACCATTCTATATTGTATTTTTCTGGAAAGTTAAAAAGCAAAGGCAAGTTAACAGAGATAAAAAATATATATTTTAGAATGATGAAAATTATACTCATCACATCTATAATTGTAGCAATTGTAATAATTGTAGCAAAACAATTGATTATTACTTTTTTTGAAGATCAAAGTACTTATGTGTTGATTTTGAGTGGAGTATGTGTGTTATTTTTTTATTGTTTAACAATATTAAACACAGAATTTTTTAGAGCCCTTGATTTGATTATTGTTTCTGAAATTTTTAGAAATGTAATAAAATATGTTCCTTTTTTTCTAAGCGCAATAATATTATTTTTAATAAATAAAGAAGAGTACTTAATTACTTTTTTTTTGCTATCATTTGTTTTAGTTGGTTTTATCTCAACAATATTATCTTTTTTAAAGATTAAAGAACTGGAGGATATATCTAATTATAAGAAGGAAATAAATGTTTTTACAAAAGAAATTTTTTTAGCTTCATACCCCATGGCAATAAGCAGCATGGGTTTTTTCTTGTTATTAAGTATAGATATAATTTTTTTAAAGAAATATAGAAGTGATGAAATTGTAGCATATTATAGTGTAGCCGTAAAGTTTGTGTTAATATTATCAATGATAATAAACACTGTTAATATTAATATATCATCAAAAATAGCTGAGCTATTCAAGTCAAAACGTTTTTTAGAACTAGAAAATTTGTTAAAAAAAAGCTCTAGGTTAATTTTTTTCTTGTCTTTACCATTAATACTAATGATTGTTTTTTTTTCTGAGGACATTTTGTTTTTATTTGGAAATAACTATAAATCATCTAACAGAGCTTTGTTAATTATGGTTGTCAGTCAAGGTATTTGTACTTTATTTGGAAGTGTTAATGTTTATTTAAATATGACAGGAAAACAGAAATATTTTCAAAATATTTTAATATGTTCTGTTGTCATTAATTTTATTTTAAATAGAATCTTAATTCCAGTTTATGGCATGGAGGGTGCTGCGATAGCCTTTAGTTGTAGTTTGTTTTTTTGGAATATATTAGCAACAATAGTTGTTTATAAAAAAGACAGTTTAAAAGTGTTTATTAGGTAA
- a CDS encoding GDP-L-fucose synthase: MDKLAKIFVAGHKGLVGSAILKRLLEKGYVNIITKTKEELDLTNQQATAGFFKSEKPEFVFLAAAKVGGIIANNTYRAEFIYDNLMIQNNVIHQSYVNDVKKLLFLGSTCIYPKNTEQPIKENSLLTGSLEYTNEPYAIAKIAGIKMCENYNIQYDTNFISVMPTNLYGPNDNFNLEKSHVLPALIRKIYLAKLLEDNQEEEVIKNVGVANLDEALVYLSKFGITKQQVEIWGSGKPKREFLWSDDMADACVFVMEKVNHKKTEQTHINIGTGEEISIKDLAVLIKKRIGFKGSLLFNTSKPDGTMRKITDVTKIHSLGWKHTVALEEGIDKMYEWYKQNNERR; the protein is encoded by the coding sequence ATGGATAAATTAGCTAAAATATTTGTAGCAGGGCATAAAGGTTTGGTTGGAAGCGCCATTTTAAAAAGACTTTTAGAAAAAGGTTATGTAAATATTATTACTAAAACAAAAGAAGAATTAGACTTAACAAATCAACAAGCTACTGCTGGTTTTTTTAAAAGTGAAAAACCAGAGTTTGTTTTTTTAGCAGCGGCAAAAGTTGGTGGAATTATAGCTAATAATACATATAGGGCTGAATTTATCTATGACAATTTGATGATTCAAAATAATGTAATTCACCAAAGTTATGTTAATGATGTAAAAAAATTGTTGTTTTTGGGGAGCACTTGTATTTATCCAAAAAACACCGAACAACCAATTAAAGAAAACTCTCTTTTAACAGGTAGTCTTGAATATACTAATGAGCCTTATGCAATAGCAAAAATAGCAGGAATCAAAATGTGTGAAAATTATAATATTCAATATGACACTAATTTTATTTCTGTAATGCCTACTAATTTATACGGGCCTAATGATAATTTTAATCTTGAAAAATCACATGTTTTACCAGCCTTAATAAGGAAAATTTATTTAGCAAAATTACTTGAAGATAATCAAGAAGAAGAAGTTATTAAAAACGTAGGAGTAGCTAACTTAGATGAAGCTTTAGTTTACTTATCAAAATTTGGAATTACAAAGCAGCAAGTTGAAATTTGGGGATCAGGTAAACCCAAGCGAGAGTTTTTGTGGAGTGATGATATGGCTGATGCTTGTGTGTTTGTAATGGAAAAAGTAAATCATAAAAAAACAGAACAAACGCATATTAATATTGGTACTGGAGAAGAAATATCTATTAAAGATTTAGCAGTACTTATTAAAAAGAGAATAGGGTTTAAAGGGAGTTTGTTGTTTAATACTAGTAAGCCCGATGGAACTATGAGAAAAATCACTGATGTTACAAAAATACATTCATTAGGATGGAAACATACTGTAGCTTTAGAGGAAGGTATTGATAAAATGTATGAGTGGTATAAACAAAACAATGAGAGGAGATAA
- the gmd gene encoding GDP-mannose 4,6-dehydratase, producing the protein MKKVALITGITGQDGAYLTEFLLEKNYEVHGIKRRSSSFNTDRIDHLYQDPHEEKRNLFLHYGDMVDASNLIRIIQEVQPDEIYNLAAMSHVHVSFETPEYTANTNGLGTLRLLEAIKILNLEKKTKIYQASTSELFGKVQEVPQTEKTSFYPRSPYGVAKMYAYWITVNYREAYGLYACNGILFNHESPIRGETFVTRKITRAVSKIALGLQEKVYLGNLNARRDWGHAKDYVRMMWMILQAKKPEDWIIATGKTTSVRDLVKIAFSEVGVEIVFKGKDKEERGYVKSCSNPKYQIEKGKEVVCIDPHYYRPTEVDLLVGDASKAKEKLGWVPEYSVENLIGEMMENDIKLVYKNLVNKSS; encoded by the coding sequence ATGAAAAAAGTAGCCTTAATTACAGGTATAACAGGGCAAGATGGAGCATATTTAACAGAGTTTTTGTTAGAGAAAAACTACGAAGTTCATGGAATAAAAAGAAGGTCTTCTAGTTTTAATACAGATCGTATAGATCACCTTTATCAAGACCCTCATGAAGAAAAAAGGAATCTTTTTTTACATTATGGAGATATGGTTGATGCTTCTAATTTAATCAGAATCATTCAAGAGGTTCAACCTGATGAAATTTACAATTTAGCAGCAATGAGCCATGTTCATGTATCTTTTGAAACACCAGAATATACAGCAAACACAAATGGTTTAGGAACTTTACGATTATTAGAAGCGATTAAAATATTAAATTTAGAAAAGAAAACAAAAATATATCAAGCTTCTACTTCCGAATTATTTGGTAAGGTACAAGAGGTTCCGCAAACAGAAAAAACATCGTTTTACCCTCGTAGTCCATACGGAGTTGCAAAAATGTATGCTTATTGGATCACAGTAAATTATCGTGAAGCATATGGTTTGTATGCTTGTAATGGGATTTTATTTAATCATGAATCACCAATTAGAGGAGAAACTTTTGTTACAAGAAAAATAACAAGGGCAGTTTCTAAAATAGCGTTAGGGTTACAGGAGAAAGTGTATTTAGGGAATCTTAATGCCAGAAGAGACTGGGGGCATGCTAAAGATTATGTTCGAATGATGTGGATGATATTACAGGCTAAAAAGCCTGAAGATTGGATTATTGCAACTGGAAAAACTACATCAGTTAGAGATTTAGTAAAAATAGCTTTTTCTGAAGTTGGAGTTGAAATTGTATTTAAAGGAAAAGATAAAGAAGAAAGAGGCTATGTAAAATCTTGTAGTAATCCTAAATATCAAATAGAAAAAGGGAAAGAAGTTGTTTGTATTGATCCACATTATTATAGACCTACTGAGGTTGATTTATTAGTAGGTGATGCATCTAAGGCAAAAGAAAAACTAGGGTGGGTTCCAGAATATTCTGTTGAAAATTTGATAGGAGAAATGATGGAAAATGATATTAAATTAGTCTATAAAAACTTGGTAAATAAGTCGAGCTAA
- the rfbC gene encoding dTDP-4-dehydrorhamnose 3,5-epimerase yields MNIVQTPLEGCLVIEPMLFKDNRGYFFESFNEEKFKKGIGIDLNFVQDNEAFSNKGIVRGLHFQKGKFAQAKLVRVITGKVLDVAVDLRKNSQTYGQHFSIVLSGENKKQLFVPRGFAHGYSVLENNTVFAYKCDNYYNKESEGGIIYNDKTLNIDWNLLDIEIKLSDKDMQLPNL; encoded by the coding sequence ATGAATATTGTTCAAACCCCTTTAGAAGGATGCTTAGTAATAGAACCAATGTTGTTTAAAGATAATAGAGGTTATTTTTTTGAAAGTTTTAATGAAGAAAAATTTAAGAAAGGAATAGGTATTGATCTTAATTTTGTTCAAGATAATGAAGCATTTTCAAATAAAGGAATTGTTAGAGGTCTACATTTTCAAAAGGGAAAGTTTGCACAAGCTAAATTGGTAAGAGTTATTACTGGTAAAGTACTAGATGTTGCTGTAGATTTAAGAAAAAATTCTCAAACTTATGGGCAACATTTTTCAATTGTTTTATCAGGTGAAAATAAGAAACAGTTATTTGTGCCAAGAGGTTTTGCTCATGGGTATTCGGTATTAGAAAATAATACGGTTTTTGCTTATAAATGTGATAACTATTACAATAAGGAGTCTGAAGGAGGTATTATTTATAATGATAAAACCCTTAATATAGATTGGAATCTATTAGATATAGAGATAAAACTATCTGATAAAGACATGCAATTACCAAATCTTTAA